A stretch of the Ostrea edulis chromosome 9, xbOstEdul1.1, whole genome shotgun sequence genome encodes the following:
- the LOC125657773 gene encoding uncharacterized protein LOC125657773 — translation MANATTNSSISAPVVPVHKSVWDEIEEFYSDKNNMAMYLVLPLIVIVYGGCSLIFCIHKCMQYCKKSKKRRDREVLLQDNRRKSIITQSQLENRPRSIASIHPEVTQSTEQKRTPTPLPWQVPDDSETERNKTTDVPSKRNTHPHKVSRVHTGKTPPPPYKEVEDIIVLSGPQHPGYPSNHYSKKQDYSPLELTKQLLRLGDDEKEVRRGRKKRLVFTTD, via the coding sequence ATGGCGAATGCAACTACCAACAGCTCGATTTCAGCCCCCGTGGTCCCCGTCCACAAATCAGTATGGGACGAGATCGAAGAGTTCTACTCCGACAAGAACAATATGGCTATGTACCTGGTCCTTCCACTCATTGTCATCGTCTATGGTGGATGCAGTCTGATATTTTGTATTCACAAATGTATGCAGTATtgtaaaaaatcaaagaaaaggAGAGATCGTGAAGTTTTGCTCCAAGACAACCGACGAAAGAGCATCATCACTCAGAGCCAGTTAGAGAATAGGCCCAGATCAATAGCTAGCATTCACCCGGAAGTAACACAGTCTACAGAACAAAAGCGTACCCCAACACCGTTACCATGGCAAGTTCCTGACGACTCGGAAACTGAACGGAATAAAACGACAGATGTTCCTAGCAAACGCAACACACATCCGCACAAAGTATCGCGAGTCCACACTGGAAAAACCCCTCCTCCACCCTACAAAGAGGTGGAGGATATCATTGTCTTAAGCGGTCCACAACATCCGGGATACCCGAGCAACCATTACTCAAAGAAGCAGGACTATTCTCCACTGGAACTCACAAAACAGCTCCTCAGACTCGGAGACGACGAGAAGGAAGTAAGGAGAGGAAGAAAAAAACGCCTGGTGTTCACCACCGATTAG